A region of the Pseudomonadota bacterium genome:
CATTGCCTGCCTGATTTTATCCATATCATCAGTCAGCGCACACTTGCCGGTTTTCAAACATTGAAAACATCCTATACACTCTTTGATATCAGCGTCTGCCAGACGGAGATTTTGAACCTCGACATCTTTTGCTTTAAGGTAAGATGAAACAATTGCGAGTGCTTCGGCTGTAAAACCTCCCTGTTTTGCGTTTCCATTGATGACAAGTATTTTCATTTGTTTTGCCCCCTGAGAGATTATTTAGCTTTTCGGGCAATACTATCTTCAGGTCATCTCCTTGTATATACAAATTTCTAAAAATTATCAAGATTAATGCTTTACCGGGGTTTTCATAGACAATGCTGAAGCGCTATTTTATTTAACGCGGCATATAAGTGATTGCAATAAAATAAGGCGCCATATTTGAGTAGCAGGCAACTCCAAAAATTAAAATACTTTCCGCAGTTAGGCTATCACGGTTTTTGGTTCTTCCAGGGTACTATTCTGAGCCGTAACTGCAATCTCACTAATCTGTCCATCTCTCATTTCGAGCATACGGTCTGCATAGCGGGCCAATTCCTGATTATGAGTCACCATGATGACTGTCAGACCTTCACTCCTGCTGAGTCCTTGAAGAACCTTTACAATTTCTTCGGAACGTTTTGTATCAAGGTTTCCAGTCGGCTCATCGGCCAGGAGTATTTTCGGCTTATTTACCATGGCCCTTGCTATTGCCACCCTCTGCATCTCGCCGCCTGATATCTGACCCGGGAGATGATCCTTCCGGTGGTCTATGCCCATAAGGGCAAGCAGTTTTTCCGTTTCCTTCTCCGTGCCCGGCTTACGATAAAATGTAAGGGGCAGCATCACGTTTTCTGACACATTCAGGGTCGGGATGAGATAGAAATTCTGGAAGATATAGCCGAATGTCTCTCTCCTTATTTTTGTCAATTCACGTTCAGAAAGGCGTTTTTTCTTACCGAAGATTGATCGGCCATCGAGAAAAAGCTCCCCTGACGTGGGATTATCAAGACAACCGAGAAGGTTGATCAGTGTGGTTTTGCCCGACCCCGAAGGCCCTATAATGGAAACGAAGTCCCCCGCGTTGATCCGGAAAGAGACGCTATTTACGGAAATTACCTCTTCGACTCCACGGGAATAGATTCTGGTAAGGTTTATTGCTTCTATCACATTCTGGCTCATCTGCCTGCCTCCCCCCTGATTGCCTCCAGGGGCCTTATCCTGCCTGCTCTCCATGCGGGATAAATGCCGCTTAAGAGTCCGATGCAAAGGATTCCAATCAGCGTGATTACAATAAGTTTCAGATCAATGAGTACGAGACCGCCGCCAGGGGCGTAAGGCAGAATACGGCGCATTACTATATCCGTTATCCTTGAAAGTGTAAGCGCAAAGATAATGCCGAGAACGCCGCCTATTGCGCAAAGCATGAGGGTTTCCATCCAGATCAGTTTAAATACGTCCCAGGGCATGGCGCCGATGGTTTTTAGAATACCGATCTCCTGAAATCTTTCCCAGACTGACGTGAGGATTGTGTTTACTACTCCGACCATGGCTATCATAATAGCAATGATCGCTATGGAGAGCACCATCACCTTTGCAGTGGAAATAAGCTTCATAATGGTGTCTTTCACCTGGGCCAGACTTACTATCTGGACATCAGGCAGCTTATACAGTTTTTCCTCAAGGTGCCCGCTGTCAACACCCTTTTTTAATTTGATGCCTATGGTAGTGATTTCGTTGGGTCTATTGAATATCTTCTGTAGTGTATTGAGGGGTACAAAGACTGTTCCGTCGTCCTGCGTGCCTGTTCTGTCTAAAATACCCACCACCTTGAACTGGACGTTCTTTTCCGGCATAAGGATCATATCGCCCACTTCGCGCTGTTCAAGCTCAGCCGCCTCAAAACCCATGACAGCCTCATGACTGTTTGTATCAGTAAACCACTTGCCCTGTCTGAATTTGAGAAAGGGTTTCATTTCGGCGAAACTTTTGGGTTCCACCCCGAAGTATCCGGCTATACCCCCGTTTGCCCCTTTATTCGGATCAAAAACGGCTGACATAAGGATCGGCGTGATCTTTTCCACTTCAGATTCTTTCATAATATCCTTCATGATGGACTCGTCCATATAGCGCAGTCCTGTCCCTCCCTTGAGCATCAGGGTAGCAGCTTCATAGGGACAGCCTTTGGCCATGATCATCAGTTGGAAGCCCATGTTGTCAATATCCCTGTTAAGAGAGGTCTCGTAGCCGCGGTTGAACCCCAGTAAACTCACAAGGACCCACGCTGAAAGGGCGATGCCGACCATGGTCAAAAGGCTTCGCACCTTTTTTCTGAAGAGATTTTTATAAGCTACCTGAAATATGGTGATCATTTATTTCGTGCCTCCTTCGGAAGATTGGACCGGTTGTGCGGAAAGAACAAACTCATCCATAAGGATAAGGTTTTTTTTCGTGGCCCTGAGTGCTGCCCTGAAATCAGCCTCGGCCTCCGGCGCAGGATTCTTTATTGCATCTACCTTTCCGGATGACTTGCCTAAAACCGCATCATAATTGGCGAAATCCTTGATTGTCAGGCCTATGAACTGCTTCCCGAACTTCTGATCCCGCAGCTTTCCGGCATACTGGCTCGTCATTTTCTGTATATAGAAGCCCCTGATGGTTCCTTCGAGGTTCAGCACCAGGAATACCTGGATGCCCCCGAACTGGCCCTTCTGGTTTACCCCGTGGATATAGCCGATCTTCTTTTTATTTGTAAAGATCTCGTAGATCGTGTACGGGACGTCGATGGTTTCATAAATGCCCTGGAATTTAACTCCAAGTCGCGTTTCCACTGTTGTAAGGAGTGTTTCGCCCCCCTTTTTCAGAATTGAGGTGTAGATCGTCTTATACCCTGTTGATTCCGGGAAAAGTCTTGCCACATCGCGGTCAGGATCGTTCAGATCACAACCCACCGCTCCGAAGACTGCTGTGTAAAATGCAAAGACAAGGAATAAAGCTAAAACTATGTGTTTTATCATTGGAAAGTCCTTTATTTTTCTATTCATATCACCGGCATATAGAAATAAAATTGCAAAACAACACTGTTGTCACTTCTGTTGTGGTCGTACTGATACATCATGCGGACTGTCAGATTTGAGGTGACCAGACTTGAAATGCAAAATGCCGCCTGCCATTTTTTTTCATCGCCGAACTTCCAGTACGTCGGCTGAGCTTCAATTTTAAGCCTTCCCTCAGGGTCCACATTGAAGCCCAACCGGTACATGAGCGCGTAAGTATCCTGATTGAGCCACGTTCCTGTGAGCACATCAAAACGGTGCTCAAAGCTGTTCCTTAAAATTGTCAGGTCAGCGCCTGCAAGTCTCATCTCCTGGGGTTTCTGGTCCAACAGGTTGTAACCCATGGTGTCGAGTGTGTTCCCGTAACCGAGGGAAAAACCCAGGTTGAAATTGTCCTGACTCAATACTCCATATGAAATTCTTGCTGCAGCCATAGAATTGCCCTTCGTATATACGGGCATACCTGAACCCGTGGTAAGGCTGGCTGCAATATCTCCCCATGAGAAGTCCTTGGAAAGCCCTCCGCCCCAGTCACGGTCATATCCGAAGCCCTGTACAGCAAGGGTGCGGAGCAATAGGCCGTGGCTGTCGAAGTAGGACCCGAGACCGAAGGCAGGACGGTTATGCCCGACCCATACATAAGGCCCGGGA
Encoded here:
- a CDS encoding ABC transporter ATP-binding protein; translation: MSQNVIEAINLTRIYSRGVEEVISVNSVSFRINAGDFVSIIGPSGSGKTTLINLLGCLDNPTSGELFLDGRSIFGKKKRLSERELTKIRRETFGYIFQNFYLIPTLNVSENVMLPLTFYRKPGTEKETEKLLALMGIDHRKDHLPGQISGGEMQRVAIARAMVNKPKILLADEPTGNLDTKRSEEIVKVLQGLSRSEGLTVIMVTHNQELARYADRMLEMRDGQISEIAVTAQNSTLEEPKTVIA
- a CDS encoding ABC transporter permease, coding for MITIFQVAYKNLFRKKVRSLLTMVGIALSAWVLVSLLGFNRGYETSLNRDIDNMGFQLMIMAKGCPYEAATLMLKGGTGLRYMDESIMKDIMKESEVEKITPILMSAVFDPNKGANGGIAGYFGVEPKSFAEMKPFLKFRQGKWFTDTNSHEAVMGFEAAELEQREVGDMILMPEKNVQFKVVGILDRTGTQDDGTVFVPLNTLQKIFNRPNEITTIGIKLKKGVDSGHLEEKLYKLPDVQIVSLAQVKDTIMKLISTAKVMVLSIAIIAIMIAMVGVVNTILTSVWERFQEIGILKTIGAMPWDVFKLIWMETLMLCAIGGVLGIIFALTLSRITDIVMRRILPYAPGGGLVLIDLKLIVITLIGILCIGLLSGIYPAWRAGRIRPLEAIRGEAGR